Proteins co-encoded in one Betaproteobacteria bacterium genomic window:
- a CDS encoding SHOCT domain-containing protein, whose amino-acid sequence MKRFADARAAIVAMLFLRAAAALAAPDPEKLRALDAAYQAGILGKEEYEAKKRELGRSAAAPGSKGTPAAAPSPAPVVGAKSAGVYRMRLVRVMDKQGFGEPVEVFRMLVPSDWKVEDSVQWDATQMGCPANIVKITFRATAPDGLMAFESFPAYTWQWTDDPMMQPILQQQAANRTGCPPHPVLDATNFVRNLVIPAVRRGAQMGAVEPVPGVAQAEQRVLTQQVQPLIQAGYMRGIRVDAVKARLGYTVAGRGGG is encoded by the coding sequence ATGAAGCGTTTTGCGGATGCACGAGCGGCAATCGTCGCCATGCTGTTCCTCCGGGCCGCCGCAGCACTCGCGGCGCCGGATCCGGAGAAGTTGCGGGCGCTCGATGCCGCCTATCAGGCGGGCATCCTGGGCAAGGAAGAGTACGAGGCGAAGAAGCGCGAACTCGGCAGGAGCGCCGCTGCGCCGGGCAGCAAGGGGACTCCGGCGGCGGCGCCATCGCCGGCGCCCGTGGTTGGCGCAAAGAGTGCGGGCGTGTACCGGATGCGGCTTGTGCGCGTGATGGACAAGCAGGGGTTTGGCGAACCCGTCGAAGTGTTTCGCATGCTCGTGCCCTCCGACTGGAAGGTCGAGGACAGCGTGCAATGGGATGCGACCCAGATGGGCTGCCCGGCCAACATCGTGAAGATCACTTTTCGTGCGACGGCTCCCGATGGTCTGATGGCGTTCGAATCGTTCCCCGCGTACACGTGGCAGTGGACCGACGATCCGATGATGCAGCCGATTCTCCAGCAACAGGCAGCGAATCGAACCGGCTGCCCGCCGCATCCGGTCCTGGACGCGACCAACTTCGTGCGCAATCTGGTGATCCCCGCCGTGCGACGCGGGGCGCAGATGGGCGCTGTGGAACCGGTGCCGGGTGTCGCCCAGGCAGAGCAGCGTGTGCTGACGCAGCAGGTCCAACCACTGATCCAGGCCGGTTACATGCGCGGCATCCGCGTCGATGCGGTGAAGGCACGTCTGGGCTACACGGTGGCCGGCCGGGGAGGTGGATGA
- a CDS encoding PDZ domain-containing protein — MQSRLNSSPVLLLQGIRLSAAAVVVFLSALFAAGSAAGQSTLRDPGGRFTLAVPKDWSVAASSEQMSVLVSGNSSLSVTVGNLPPGQMVESVAAQVATQWGKYQELKRGPATVGGKPAELLIASGTSPKGQPSFFRVVAVPFSGGTLVMMTSTPQDDFARHKAAIEAMEKGVRFADGGAEPSPARSAPPVSPERKRKLEALEQAHLAGVLSDDEYAQKKAALLASTEPPARPAPPRRTADESGTPAPAAGRPMLGVATRALEADDVQMTGVDKGALVAQVAPGSPADAAGIQPGDVVVSFDGAPVTDAQSLVQAVGRSKPGQQITLGLVRGGRSGNVQVRLGTVPR, encoded by the coding sequence ATGCAATCCCGGTTGAACAGTTCCCCCGTCCTGCTTCTCCAGGGCATACGTCTGAGCGCGGCAGCGGTGGTGGTCTTCCTCTCCGCCTTGTTTGCAGCAGGATCGGCGGCAGGACAATCCACCCTCCGCGACCCGGGCGGGCGCTTCACCCTTGCCGTGCCGAAGGACTGGTCGGTTGCCGCGAGTTCGGAACAGATGTCCGTTCTCGTATCGGGCAATTCATCGCTTTCCGTGACGGTCGGCAATCTTCCTCCCGGGCAAATGGTGGAAAGCGTGGCAGCGCAGGTGGCCACCCAATGGGGGAAGTATCAGGAGCTTAAACGCGGGCCGGCCACGGTCGGCGGCAAGCCTGCCGAACTTCTGATCGCTTCGGGCACCAGTCCCAAGGGCCAGCCTTCGTTCTTCCGCGTGGTCGCTGTACCGTTTTCCGGTGGAACGCTGGTCATGATGACCAGCACACCGCAGGACGATTTCGCCCGGCACAAGGCGGCCATCGAGGCCATGGAGAAGGGCGTGCGTTTCGCCGACGGAGGCGCCGAGCCGTCTCCCGCGCGGTCCGCTCCTCCCGTTTCTCCGGAGAGGAAGCGAAAGCTGGAGGCACTGGAACAGGCGCATCTGGCGGGAGTGCTCAGCGACGACGAGTATGCGCAGAAGAAAGCTGCATTGCTCGCGTCAACCGAACCGCCGGCGCGGCCCGCGCCCCCTCGCCGCACGGCCGACGAATCCGGCACGCCTGCGCCCGCGGCGGGCAGACCCATGCTGGGCGTGGCTACCCGGGCGTTGGAAGCGGACGACGTCCAGATGACCGGCGTCGATAAGGGCGCGCTGGTTGCGCAGGTCGCTCCCGGCAGTCCCGCGGACGCCGCCGGAATCCAGCCGGGCGACGTCGTCGTATCTTTCGATGGGGCTCCGGTGACCGATGCCCAATCGCTCGTGCAGGCGGTGGGGCGCAGCAAGCCGGGTCAGCAGATCACGCTGGGTCTCGTGCGCGGCGGCCGTTCGGGGAATGTGCAGGTACGGCTGGGTACGGTGCCGCGCTAG
- a CDS encoding transporter substrate-binding domain-containing protein, translating to MPRRRANVVNCDMQLDSVNNPEMHKGRALLSRPYQRSGVALGFAPGVDPVQDYKDLPKDRKVGAMVGSVASVVLGKSGAPLTPYAFQDDMVDELAKGVVPAAAVSVATLSYYIHKHQDAGVRMTYAFDSAPDLSWDVAVGLRKSDQALVDEVNKVLDSLIADGTLGRIYARYGVEHRPPK from the coding sequence GTGCCGCGCCGTCGCGCCAACGTGGTCAACTGCGACATGCAGCTCGACAGTGTCAACAATCCGGAGATGCACAAGGGGCGGGCCTTGCTGTCGCGCCCGTATCAGCGCTCCGGCGTGGCACTTGGCTTCGCACCCGGCGTCGATCCCGTCCAGGACTACAAGGACCTCCCCAAGGATCGCAAGGTGGGGGCCATGGTCGGGTCGGTCGCCAGCGTCGTGCTGGGCAAGAGCGGCGCGCCTCTGACGCCCTATGCGTTCCAGGACGACATGGTCGACGAACTGGCCAAGGGAGTCGTTCCCGCCGCCGCCGTGTCGGTCGCCACGCTCAGTTACTACATCCACAAGCATCAGGATGCCGGGGTGCGGATGACGTATGCCTTCGACAGCGCACCGGATCTGTCCTGGGACGTCGCGGTGGGCCTGCGCAAATCCGACCAGGCGTTGGTGGACGAGGTCAACAAGGTGCTGGATTCGCTCATCGCCGACGGCACGCTGGGCCGCATCTACGCCAGGTATGGAGTGGAGCACCGGCCGCCGAAGTGA
- a CDS encoding cytochrome c, with product MVPISALSLAAALALGVEPASADDAAPAEKHFDVKNTFRNICGFCHADYGRKAGKGPQLMNSERSDEYMVNRIKNGLPSRMAAFGSIYSDDQIRLIVKFIRNLKEGEEPQNP from the coding sequence TTGGTCCCGATTTCGGCGCTGTCCCTGGCGGCAGCCCTCGCTCTCGGGGTCGAGCCGGCAAGCGCCGACGATGCGGCGCCGGCCGAGAAGCACTTCGACGTCAAGAACACCTTCCGCAACATCTGCGGTTTCTGTCATGCGGACTACGGCCGGAAGGCCGGCAAGGGGCCGCAGCTCATGAATTCCGAACGTAGCGACGAGTACATGGTCAACCGCATCAAGAACGGTCTGCCCAGCCGCATGGCGGCGTTCGGCAGCATCTATTCCGACGACCAGATCCGGTTGATCGTGAAGTTCATTCGCAATCTGAAGGAAGGCGAGGAGCCACAGAACCCATGA